One genomic region from Quercus robur chromosome 4, dhQueRobu3.1, whole genome shotgun sequence encodes:
- the LOC126720756 gene encoding protein PAT1 homolog isoform X1 — MDGFGIGGGIEEPPNPQDLNQHGDNNPSGGTLFDASQYAFFGKDVVEEVELGGLEEEEDMLPVAGIEEEEFLYDREEGEDLRSLSDIDDLASTFSKLNKAVSGPRSTGVIGDRGSREGSSVAEWAQGDDFPYWLDPQVFDPENTQDGKRWSSQPSGRLAESKSLYRTSSYPEQQQQQHHQHHQHFSSEPILVPKSSFTSFPPPGGMSPQASPNHPSGHPNMPYLAGGPEMALSSSNLSPFSNSQLQLTGLHHGSNFGGNMSQFSHGPSMSSRPPNQWVNQSNFYPGDHSSLVNNLLQQRLPHQNGLMPPQVMAQPQPQQHRMHHPVQPSFGHLSGFQSHLFNPHLSPGPPLMSKFEAMLGMSDLRDQRPKSAQKGRQNLRFSQQGFDTSSHKSDIGWPQFRSKYMTSDEIESILRMQLAATHSNDPYVDDYYHQACLARKSAGAKLRHHFCPNQLRDLPPRARANAEPHAFLQVDALGRVPFSSIRRPRPLLEVDPPNSSVAGGTEQKALEKPLEQEPMLAARVTIEDGLCLLLDVDDIDRFLQFNQLQDGGAQLRRRRQVLLEGLAASLQLVDPLSKDGNTVGLAHKDDFVFLRLVSLPKGRKLLARYLQLLLPGGELLRIVCMAIFRHLRFLFGGLPSDPAAAETANNLAKVVSLCVRSMDLSAISACLAAVVCSSEQPPLRPLGSLAGDGASLILKSVLERATELLTDPRAASNYNITNRSLWQASFDEFFALLTKYCINKYDSWLMQAQTPMAAIGSDAARAISKEMPVELLRASLPHTDEHQKKLLWEFAQRSMPIGGFNSNGGGSTGGHMNSESVLS, encoded by the exons GGTGAGGATTTACGATCTCTGTCTGATATTGATGATCTTGCTAGTACTTTCTCAAAG TTGAACAAGGCTGTTAGTGGACCAAGAAGCACAGGAGTTATTGGTGATAGGGGATCCAGAGAAG GTTCATCTGTTGCTGAATGGGCACAAGGGGATGATTTTCCTTACTGGTTGGATCCACAAGTATTTGACCCCGAAAACACTCAGGACGGCAAACGATGGTCGTCGCAGCCATCTGGACGCCTTGCAGAATCGAAGTCTTTGTACAGAACATCTTCATACCCTGAGCAGCAACAACAGCAgcaccaccaacaccaccaacaTTTCTCCAGCGAGCCAATTCTAGTGCCAAAATCTTCTTTTACGTCATTTCCTCCCCCTGGTGGCATGTCTCCTCAGGCTTCACCAAACCACCCCTCAGGCCACCCGAATATGCCATATCTTGCTGGTGGACCTGAGATGGCATTATCTTCGTCAAATTTGTCTCCCTTCTCTAATTCTCAGCTTCAGTTGACTGGTTTACACCATGGTTCAAATTTTGGTGGAAATATGTCTCAGTTTAGTCATGGTCCCTCTATGAGTAGCCGACCACCAAATCAATGGGTTAACCAGTCCAACTTTTATCCTGGAGACCATTCCAGCCTCGTGAACAATTTGTTGCAACAACGGTTACCTCATCAGAATGGGTTAATGCCACCACAAGTAATGGCACAACCACAGCCACAGCAGCATAGGATGCACCACCCTGTTCAGCCATCATTTGGCCATTTATCGGGGTTTCAATCACACCTATTTAATCCCCATCTTTCTCCAGGCCCGCCCTTAATGAGCAAGTTTGAAGCAATGCTTGGAATGTCTGATCTAAGAGATCAAAGACCGAAATCAGCTCAGAAAGGGAGACAGAATCTCCGGTTTTCCCAACAGGGTTTTGATACCAGTAGCCATAAGAGTGATATTGGGTGGCCGCAGTTTAGATCAAAGTATATGACATCTGATGAGATAGAGAGTATCCTTAGAATGCAGCTTGCGGCAACACACAGTAATGATCCATATGTAGATGACTATTATCACCAGGCTTGTCTTGCTAGAAAATCTGCTGGGGCAAAGCTTAGACATCATTTCTGCCCAAATCAACTGAGGGATCTTCCTCCTCGAGCCCGTGCTAATGCCGAGCCACATGCTTTTCTCCAAGTTGATGCTCTTGGGAGAGTTCCATTTTCTTCAATTCGTAGGCCTCGCCCACTTCTTGAAGTTGACCCTCCAAATTCATCTGTTGCTGGTGGCACTGAGCAAAAAGCTTTGGAGAAGCCCCTGGAGCAAGAGCCGATGCTTGCAGCTAGAGTCACAATTGAGGATGGCctttgtcttcttcttgatGTAGATGATATTGACCGTTTCTTACAGTTCAATCAGCTTCAAGACGGTGGAGCCCAGTTGAGACGGAGGCGGCAAGTCCTGCTGGAAGGGCTGGCAGCATCGCTTCAACTGGTTGATCCACTTAGCAAAGATGGCAATACTGTTGGGCTTGCTCATAAGGATGATTTTGTGTTCTTACGATTGGTTTCTCTTCCCAAGGGGCGTAAGCTCCTTGCAAGGTATCTTCAGCTTCTCCTTCCAGGTGGTGAGCTCTTGCGAATAGTCTGCATGGCAATTTTCCGTCATTTAAGGTTCTTATTTGGTGGCCTTCCATCTGATCCAGCAGCAGCAGAAACAGCAAATAATCTTGCAAAGGTTGTTTCACTGTGTGTACGTAGCATGGATCTTAGTGCAATCAGTGCCTGTCTAGCAGCAGTAGTTTGTTCCTCTGAGCAGCCCCCACTCCGTCCTCTTGGAAGCTTAGCTGGAGATGGGGCTTCCCTGATTCTAAAATCTGTTCTTGAGAGGGCAACTGAACTCTTAACTGATCCTCGTGCTGCTAGCAACTATAATATAACTAATCGGTCACTTTGGCAAGCTTCATTTGATGAATTCTTTGCCCTTCTCACTAAGTACtgcataaataaatatgattCCTGGCTTATGCAAGCACAAACCCCTATGGCTGCTATTGGGTCAGATGCAGCAAGAGCTATTAGTAAGGAAATGCCAGTTGAGCTGTTGCGTGCAAGTCTTCCTCACACTGATGAGCACCAAAAAAAGCTACTGTGGGAATTCGCACAGCGCTCTATGCCTATAGGTGGATTTAACAGTAATGGTGGGGGAAGTACTGGTGGTCACATGAATTCTGAGTCAGTGTTGAGTTGA
- the LOC126720756 gene encoding protein PAT1 homolog isoform X2 — MLLTTGSSVAEWAQGDDFPYWLDPQVFDPENTQDGKRWSSQPSGRLAESKSLYRTSSYPEQQQQQHHQHHQHFSSEPILVPKSSFTSFPPPGGMSPQASPNHPSGHPNMPYLAGGPEMALSSSNLSPFSNSQLQLTGLHHGSNFGGNMSQFSHGPSMSSRPPNQWVNQSNFYPGDHSSLVNNLLQQRLPHQNGLMPPQVMAQPQPQQHRMHHPVQPSFGHLSGFQSHLFNPHLSPGPPLMSKFEAMLGMSDLRDQRPKSAQKGRQNLRFSQQGFDTSSHKSDIGWPQFRSKYMTSDEIESILRMQLAATHSNDPYVDDYYHQACLARKSAGAKLRHHFCPNQLRDLPPRARANAEPHAFLQVDALGRVPFSSIRRPRPLLEVDPPNSSVAGGTEQKALEKPLEQEPMLAARVTIEDGLCLLLDVDDIDRFLQFNQLQDGGAQLRRRRQVLLEGLAASLQLVDPLSKDGNTVGLAHKDDFVFLRLVSLPKGRKLLARYLQLLLPGGELLRIVCMAIFRHLRFLFGGLPSDPAAAETANNLAKVVSLCVRSMDLSAISACLAAVVCSSEQPPLRPLGSLAGDGASLILKSVLERATELLTDPRAASNYNITNRSLWQASFDEFFALLTKYCINKYDSWLMQAQTPMAAIGSDAARAISKEMPVELLRASLPHTDEHQKKLLWEFAQRSMPIGGFNSNGGGSTGGHMNSESVLS; from the exons ATGTTGTTAACTACTg GTTCATCTGTTGCTGAATGGGCACAAGGGGATGATTTTCCTTACTGGTTGGATCCACAAGTATTTGACCCCGAAAACACTCAGGACGGCAAACGATGGTCGTCGCAGCCATCTGGACGCCTTGCAGAATCGAAGTCTTTGTACAGAACATCTTCATACCCTGAGCAGCAACAACAGCAgcaccaccaacaccaccaacaTTTCTCCAGCGAGCCAATTCTAGTGCCAAAATCTTCTTTTACGTCATTTCCTCCCCCTGGTGGCATGTCTCCTCAGGCTTCACCAAACCACCCCTCAGGCCACCCGAATATGCCATATCTTGCTGGTGGACCTGAGATGGCATTATCTTCGTCAAATTTGTCTCCCTTCTCTAATTCTCAGCTTCAGTTGACTGGTTTACACCATGGTTCAAATTTTGGTGGAAATATGTCTCAGTTTAGTCATGGTCCCTCTATGAGTAGCCGACCACCAAATCAATGGGTTAACCAGTCCAACTTTTATCCTGGAGACCATTCCAGCCTCGTGAACAATTTGTTGCAACAACGGTTACCTCATCAGAATGGGTTAATGCCACCACAAGTAATGGCACAACCACAGCCACAGCAGCATAGGATGCACCACCCTGTTCAGCCATCATTTGGCCATTTATCGGGGTTTCAATCACACCTATTTAATCCCCATCTTTCTCCAGGCCCGCCCTTAATGAGCAAGTTTGAAGCAATGCTTGGAATGTCTGATCTAAGAGATCAAAGACCGAAATCAGCTCAGAAAGGGAGACAGAATCTCCGGTTTTCCCAACAGGGTTTTGATACCAGTAGCCATAAGAGTGATATTGGGTGGCCGCAGTTTAGATCAAAGTATATGACATCTGATGAGATAGAGAGTATCCTTAGAATGCAGCTTGCGGCAACACACAGTAATGATCCATATGTAGATGACTATTATCACCAGGCTTGTCTTGCTAGAAAATCTGCTGGGGCAAAGCTTAGACATCATTTCTGCCCAAATCAACTGAGGGATCTTCCTCCTCGAGCCCGTGCTAATGCCGAGCCACATGCTTTTCTCCAAGTTGATGCTCTTGGGAGAGTTCCATTTTCTTCAATTCGTAGGCCTCGCCCACTTCTTGAAGTTGACCCTCCAAATTCATCTGTTGCTGGTGGCACTGAGCAAAAAGCTTTGGAGAAGCCCCTGGAGCAAGAGCCGATGCTTGCAGCTAGAGTCACAATTGAGGATGGCctttgtcttcttcttgatGTAGATGATATTGACCGTTTCTTACAGTTCAATCAGCTTCAAGACGGTGGAGCCCAGTTGAGACGGAGGCGGCAAGTCCTGCTGGAAGGGCTGGCAGCATCGCTTCAACTGGTTGATCCACTTAGCAAAGATGGCAATACTGTTGGGCTTGCTCATAAGGATGATTTTGTGTTCTTACGATTGGTTTCTCTTCCCAAGGGGCGTAAGCTCCTTGCAAGGTATCTTCAGCTTCTCCTTCCAGGTGGTGAGCTCTTGCGAATAGTCTGCATGGCAATTTTCCGTCATTTAAGGTTCTTATTTGGTGGCCTTCCATCTGATCCAGCAGCAGCAGAAACAGCAAATAATCTTGCAAAGGTTGTTTCACTGTGTGTACGTAGCATGGATCTTAGTGCAATCAGTGCCTGTCTAGCAGCAGTAGTTTGTTCCTCTGAGCAGCCCCCACTCCGTCCTCTTGGAAGCTTAGCTGGAGATGGGGCTTCCCTGATTCTAAAATCTGTTCTTGAGAGGGCAACTGAACTCTTAACTGATCCTCGTGCTGCTAGCAACTATAATATAACTAATCGGTCACTTTGGCAAGCTTCATTTGATGAATTCTTTGCCCTTCTCACTAAGTACtgcataaataaatatgattCCTGGCTTATGCAAGCACAAACCCCTATGGCTGCTATTGGGTCAGATGCAGCAAGAGCTATTAGTAAGGAAATGCCAGTTGAGCTGTTGCGTGCAAGTCTTCCTCACACTGATGAGCACCAAAAAAAGCTACTGTGGGAATTCGCACAGCGCTCTATGCCTATAGGTGGATTTAACAGTAATGGTGGGGGAAGTACTGGTGGTCACATGAATTCTGAGTCAGTGTTGAGTTGA